Genomic DNA from Anaerolineae bacterium:
GGCTGATTCCCACCGACCCCACCCCCGGCCCCGGCGAAACTCGTCTGGACGAGTGGTTCAGGGTAGACATTGAGCGTATTCATCAGCAGCAACTCCCCTATCCCTTACTGCCTATCTTTATCAAACAATTACCTAACGGAGATGTTGCCTCAACTACCCCCCCCCTGCGTGAAGGGGAGCCGGAATTGAGCGAAGGCTCGCATTTAAGCTATGCCCTGCAATGGTTTGGCTTTGCCGTGATTTTGGCCCTGGTGTATGGGCTGTTGCTCCGGCAGGAGTTGAAGAAAAAAATAGCCTAGAAGTTATGTTGATTTTGCTTGCCGGTGGTGGTATGCTGTTTATAGCAGAATTGGGGTTGGATCACCGGCCATGACCAAATTAACAAGAAAACAAGTGAGCCAGATTGTTGAATCTGCTTATGAACGCGGCAAAGAGTTAGACCTGAGTGGGTCTGATCTGAGTGGCGTTGATTTGAGCGGCATTGACCTGAATGGGGCCAACTTGAGCGGGGCCAATTTGAACCATGCCAGCCTGTATGCCGCTAACCTGGTGGCGGCCAATCTGTTCAGGGCCACCCTCAATGGGGCCGAGTTGGCCCTGGCCTTTTTGCTCAAGGCCAATCTGAATAGGGCCAAGCTGGTGTCGGCCGACCTGCGCCAGGCCAATTTGAACGGGGCCAATTTGGTGGCGGCAAATTTAAGCGAGGCCAATCTTAATGAAGCTAATCTATTCAGGGCCAATTTGTTTGGGGCCAACTTAAGCGGGGCCAGCCTGCTGGGGGCCAACTTAAGCGGCACAAACCTGAGCGGCGCCGACCTGAACGACAACAACCTCAGAGGGAACGACTTGAGTGAGGCTAATCTGAGCGAGACCTTTTTGAGCGACGCCGACCTGGGAGGGGCCAATTTGGCCGGAGCCAATTTGAGCGGCGCTAATTTGAGGGGAGCCAATTTAGGCGGCGTCAATCTGAGCCGGGCCAATCTGAATTGGGCCAAACTGAATCAGACCAATCTGGTGGGGGCCAGGTATAACCAGGCCA
This window encodes:
- a CDS encoding pentapeptide repeat-containing protein; amino-acid sequence: MTKLTRKQVSQIVESAYERGKELDLSGSDLSGVDLSGIDLNGANLSGANLNHASLYAANLVAANLFRATLNGAELALAFLLKANLNRAKLVSADLRQANLNGANLVAANLSEANLNEANLFRANLFGANLSGASLLGANLSGTNLSGADLNDNNLRGNDLSEANLSETFLSDADLGGANLAGANLSGANLRGANLGGVNLSRANLNWAKLNQTNLVGARYNQATKWPANFNPAQAGAIYEEDHDPGNIGTITPPRAT